The proteins below come from a single Corylus avellana chromosome ca3, CavTom2PMs-1.0 genomic window:
- the LOC132176452 gene encoding vacuolar protein sorting-associated protein 22 homolog 1 isoform X1: MRRRPGIGGLQNAAAARDQYRMLGENVAKIRTDMMKEQLATFRSQLEEFARKHKNDIRKNPAFRSQFHEMCAKVGVDPLASNKGFWAELLGIGDFYYELGVQIVDICLATRPHNGGLINLQELCNLLRQRRKSDREAVSEDDCLRAISKLKVMGSGFEVISVGKKKLVRSVPTELNKDHNEILELAQAQGFVTVDEVERRLSWTSGRAIDALDTLLDEGLAMIDDGHKDGRRRYWFPCVSSISTSVADT, from the exons aTGAGAAGAAGACCTGGAATTGGAGGCTTACAAAACGCCGCTGCGGCTAGG GATCAGTATCGTATGCTGGGTGAAAATGTAGCCAAGATTAGAACCGATATGATGAAGGAACAGCTCGCCACGTTTCGATCCCAGCTCGAAGAATTCGCTCGCAAACACAAG AATGATATAAGGAAGAACCCGGCATTCAGATCGCAGTTCCATGAAATGTGTGCAAAAGTAGGAGTGGATCCCTTGGCCTCCAACAAGGGCTTCTGGGCGGAGCTCTTGGGGATCGGTGACTTCTACTATGAACTTG GAGTACAAATTGTTGATATTTGCTTGGCAACAAGACCCCACAATGGAGGCTTGATAAACCTGCAGGAACTCTGCAATCTGCTTCGTCAGAGACGGAAAAGTGACCGTGAAGCTGTTTCTGAGGATGATTGCCTGCGTGCTATAAGTAAGCTGAAG GTAATGGGTAGTGGTTTCGAGGTGATTTCAGTTGGGAAGAAAAAGCTTGTTCGGTCTGTTCCAACTGAGTTGAACAAAGACCATAATGAAATTTTAGAGCTGGCTCAG GCTCAAGGCTTTGTGACTGTTGATGAAGTAGAGAGGCGGCTATCTTGGACCTCCGGTCGTGCTATTGATGCCCTTGATACTTTACTAGAT GAAGGTCTTGCAATGATCGACGACGGCCACAAAGATGGTAGACGCCGGTATTGGTTTCCCTGTGTATCTTCCATCTCAACTTCAGTAGCTGATACATGA
- the LOC132176452 gene encoding vacuolar protein sorting-associated protein 22 homolog 1 isoform X2 — MRRRPGIGGLQNAAAARDQYRMLGENVAKIRTDMMKEQLATFRSQLEEFARKHKNDIRKNPAFRSQFHEMCAKVGVDPLASNKGFWAELLGIGDFYYELGVQIVDICLATRPHNGGLINLQELCNLLRQRRKSDREAVSEDDCLRAISKLKAQGFVTVDEVERRLSWTSGRAIDALDTLLDEGLAMIDDGHKDGRRRYWFPCVSSISTSVADT; from the exons aTGAGAAGAAGACCTGGAATTGGAGGCTTACAAAACGCCGCTGCGGCTAGG GATCAGTATCGTATGCTGGGTGAAAATGTAGCCAAGATTAGAACCGATATGATGAAGGAACAGCTCGCCACGTTTCGATCCCAGCTCGAAGAATTCGCTCGCAAACACAAG AATGATATAAGGAAGAACCCGGCATTCAGATCGCAGTTCCATGAAATGTGTGCAAAAGTAGGAGTGGATCCCTTGGCCTCCAACAAGGGCTTCTGGGCGGAGCTCTTGGGGATCGGTGACTTCTACTATGAACTTG GAGTACAAATTGTTGATATTTGCTTGGCAACAAGACCCCACAATGGAGGCTTGATAAACCTGCAGGAACTCTGCAATCTGCTTCGTCAGAGACGGAAAAGTGACCGTGAAGCTGTTTCTGAGGATGATTGCCTGCGTGCTATAAGTAAGCTGAAG GCTCAAGGCTTTGTGACTGTTGATGAAGTAGAGAGGCGGCTATCTTGGACCTCCGGTCGTGCTATTGATGCCCTTGATACTTTACTAGAT GAAGGTCTTGCAATGATCGACGACGGCCACAAAGATGGTAGACGCCGGTATTGGTTTCCCTGTGTATCTTCCATCTCAACTTCAGTAGCTGATACATGA
- the LOC132176451 gene encoding fatty acid desaturase 4, chloroplastic-like yields MSILAQHKYPLSSRHHVRTCHSPFLPTRVYCAATTTTTATTNTTTTEPRSGPDRLVIERPILNDSTLASTWSHRAWVASGCTTVLISLAKATTGAAESHMWLEPILAGVVGYILADLGSGVYHWGIDNYGNASTPLFGSQIEAFQGHHKWPWTITRRQFANNLHALARAVTFTVLPLDLVFNDPVFHGFVAVCSGCIMFSQQFHAWAHTTKSRLPPLVAALQDAGLLVSRSQHAAHHRPPYDNNYCIVSGVWNEHLDKQKAFEALEMVLFFKLGVRPRSWSDPNSDWIEETQTPSQITAH; encoded by the coding sequence ATGTCTATCTTGGCTCAACATAAATACCCTTTAAGCTCCCGGCACCATGTTCGCACGTGCCACTCTCCGTTCCTCCCCACACGTGTGTATTGCGcagccaccaccaccaccactgcTACTACCAATACCACTACCACGGAGCCTCGATCCGGCCCTGATCGTTTAGTCATCGAACGCCCCATTCTTAACGACTCAACATTGGCATCAACATGGTCTCATCGTGCATGGGTAGCAAGTGGGTGCACCACGGTGCTCATCTCTCTAGCAAAGGCAACAACAGGTGCAGCCGAATCACACATGTGGCTCGAGCCCATTTTAGCAGGCGTGGTTGGCTACATTTTAGCCGACCTTGGGTCTGGAGTCTACCATTGGGGCATTGACAACTATGGCAATGCCTCAACTCCACTCTTTGGCTCCCAAATAGAGGCTTTCCAAGGTCACCATAAGTGGCCATGGACAATCACCAGGCGCCAATTTGCAAACAACTTGCACGCCCTTGCTCGCGCCGTTACCTTCACAGTGCTCCCATTAGACCTTGTTTTCAATGACCCTGTTTTTCATGGGTTCGTTGCTGTGTGCTCCGGTTGCATTATGTTCAGCCAGCAATTTCATGCTTGGGCTCATACAACAAAAAGCCGGCTTCCGCCGCTCGTGGCGGCTCTGCAAGATGCCGGACTTCTTGTGTCGCGTTCACAGCATGCTGCTCACCATCGTCCACCTTATGACAATAACTACTGCATTGTGAGTGGTGTGTGGAATGAGCATTTGGATAAGCAAAAGGCTTTTGAGGCATTGGAGATGGTGTTGTTCTTTAAGCTAGGAGTGCGACCCCGGTCTTGGAGTGACCCCAACTCCGACTGGATCGAAGAGACTCAGACCCCTTCTCAAATTACAGCCCACtga
- the LOC132175380 gene encoding uncharacterized protein LOC132175380 gives MAPSPSLLSIFFLFFMITVASFSKLRHAVKLPFHPWDVLPLLPRQAAWPILNSLNSPVDLLPSFVGAASSPNDTLEWKGACFYKNRAWMEFHNKSGTEFGGGTLHIKVSNAHSWTCMDLYVFATPYRVTWDYYLLSREHTFEFKQWEGKAEYEYVKNRGVSIFLMQAGMLGTLQALWDVFPLFTNTGWGENSNIGFLEKHMGATFVQRPQPWVTNISVDDIHSGDFLAISKIRGRWGGFETLEKWVSGAYAGHTAVCLKDSEGKLWVGESGHENEKGEDIIAVLPWDEWWDFELNKDDSNPHIALLPLHPNTRAKFNETAAWEYARSMDGRPYGYHNMIFSWIDTRDGNFPPPLDAHLVASVMTVWNQIQPAYAANMWNEALNKRLGTQGLSLPDVLVEIENRGSSFDELLTIPEQDDWLYADGKSTSCVAFILEMYKEAGLFDPIASSIQVTEFTIKDAYTLNFFENNSSRLPQWCNDGDNVKLPFCQIRGKYRMELPGYNSMEPYPHMNERCPSLPPKYSRTQNC, from the exons ATGGCTCCTTCACCATCTTtgctttccattttcttcttattcttcatgATCACAGTTGCTTCCTTCTCTAAACTTCGACATGCAGTGAAACTGCCATTTCACCCTTGGGATGTGCTCCCTCTGCTGCCCAGACAGGCCGCGTGGCCTATCCTCAACTCGCTTAACAGCCCGGTGGACCTTCTGCCCAGCTTCGTGGGCGCTGCCTCGTCCCCGAACGACACTTTGGAGTGGAAAGGCGCGTGCTTTTACAAGAACAGGGCTTGGATGGAGTTCCACAACAAGAGTGGCACTGAATTTGGCGGTGGTACCCTTCACATCAAG GTTAGCAATGCTCACAGTTGGACATGTATGGATCTTTATGTCTTTGCAACTCCATACCGTGTGACATGGGATTACTATTTGCTATCTCGGGAACATACATTTGAGTTTAAACAGTGGGAAGGGAAAGCTGAGTATGAATAT GTGAAAAACAGGGGAGTTTCGATTTTCCTAATGCAAGCAGGCATGCTGGGAACTCTTCAAGCATTATGGGATGTCTTCCCCTTATTTACAAACACGGGATGGGGTGAGAACTCTAATATAGGATTTCTTGAGAAGCACATGGGAGCTACCTTTGTACAACGCCCTCAGCCCTGGGTAACAAACATCAGTGTTGATGATATTCACTCTGGAGATTTCCTTGCGATATCCAAAATCCGTGGCCGATGGGGTGGTTTTGAGACTCTGGAGAAGTGGGTCAGTGGAGCATATGCTGGTCATACTGCTGTTTGCTTAAAAGATTCTGAAGGAAAGTTATGGGTTGGTGAATCAGGgcatgaaaatgaaaag GGAGAAGATATAATTGCTGTATTACCGTGGGATGAGTGGTGGGATTTTGAGTTGAATAAAGATGATTCCAATCCCCATATTGCATTGCTTCCGTTGCATCCTAATACGAGAGCGAAGTTTAATGAGACTGCTGCATGGGAGTATGCAAGGAGCATGGATGGAAGACCGTATGGTTATCATAATATGATATTCAGTTGGATAGACACTAGAGACGGGAACTTTCCACCTCCCTTAGATGCTCATCTG GTTGCTTCTGTAATGACAGTTTGGAATCAAATACAGCCTGCATATGCTGCGAACATGTGGAATGAAGCCTTGAACAAACGCCTTGGGACTCAG GGTCTTAGTCTTCCTGATGTTCTTGTAGAAATTGAAAATCGTGGGTCATCTTTTGATGAATTGCTGACTATTCCCGAGCAGGACGACTGGCTATACGCTGATGGGAAGTCAACATCCTGTGTTGCTTTCATTCTTGAAATGTACAAGGAGGCAGGATTATTTGATCCAATTGCTAGCTCTATTCAAGTCACTGAGTTTACA ATAAAGGATGCTTATACGCTCAACTTTTTCGAGAATAATTCAAGCCGCCTGCCACAGTGGTGCAACGACGGGGACAATGTGAAGCTCCCTTTTTGTCAGATTCGAGGGAAGTATCGAATGGAATTACCTGGGTACAATTCGATGGAACCATATCCGCATATGAATGAAAGATGTCCATCTCTGCCACCGAAATACTCAAGAACACAGAATTGCTAG
- the LOC132174779 gene encoding chloroplast stem-loop binding protein of 41 kDa a, chloroplastic: protein MATLASSSSVLLSSPPSKFSQPSLSSIPRLSLPSFSHSTALSSSLSISPSFLTYPTSSKRFALSALSVKASAAEKKKVLIVNTNSGGHAVIGFYFAKELLGSGHEVTILTVGEEGSDKMKKPPFNRFSEIVSAGGRTVWGNPADVGKAVGGATFDVVLDNNGKDLDAVRPVIDWAKSSGVKQFLFISSAGIYKATDEPPHVEGDAVKADAGHVGVEKYIAEVFGVWAVFRPQYMIGSGNNKDCEEWFFDRIVRDRPVPIPGSGMQLTNISHVKDLSSMLTLAVEKPEAASRNIFNCVSDRAVTLDGIAKLCAQAAGRPVNIVHYDPKAVGIDAKKAFPFRNMHFYAEPRAAKDILGWRGKTNLPEDLKERFDEYVRIGRDKKPIQFEIDDKILESLKVPVAV, encoded by the exons ATGGCCACTCTTGCTTCCTCATCCTCTGTCCTCCTCTCCTCTCCGCCCTCCAAATTTTCTCAGCCTTCTCTTTCGTCTATTCCACGCCTCTCTCTCCCTTCTTTCTCTCACTCCACtgctctctcttcctctctctccatttctcctTCTTTTCTCACATACCCCACAAGTTCTAAACGTTTTGCTCTGTCTGCCTTAAGCGTCAAGGCTAGTGCtgcagagaaaaagaaagtccTCATAGTTAATACCAACAGTGGTGGGCATGCTGTTATTGGGTTCTATTTCGCAAAAGAGCTTCTGGGTTCCGGCCATGAGGTCACTATATTGACTGTTGGTGAAGAGGGCTCCGACAAGATGAAGAAGCCTCCATTCAACAGATTTTCA GAAATTGTAAGTGCTGGAGGCCGGACGGTGTGGGGGAACCCAGCGGACGTTGGGAAGGCTGTCGGAGGGGCAACATTTGATGTTGTGTTGGACAACAATGGGAAGGACCTGGATGCTGTGAG GCCTGTGATAGATTGGGCCAAGAGTTCTGGTGTCAAGCAATTTCTATTCATCAGCAGCGCCGGGATCTATAAGGCAACAGATGAGCCTCCTCATGTTGAAGGG GATGCCGTCAAAGCTGATGCTGGTCATGTTGGAGTAGAGAAATACATTGCAGAGGTTTTTGGTGTTTGGGCAGTATTCCGTCCACAATACATGATTGGATCTGGCAACAATAAAGATTGTGAGGAATGGTTCTTTGATC GAATTGTTCGAGACAGACCAGTTCCAATCCCTGGCTCTGGAATGCAACTCACAAACATCTCTCATGTTAAGGACTTGTCTTCTATGCTTACTCTAGCTGTTGAGAAACCAGAGGCTGCATCTCGTAACATTTTCAACTGTGTAAGTGACCGTGCAGTGACTCTGGATGGAATTGCCAAACTATGTGCTCAAGCTGCTGGCCGCCCTGTCAACATTGTTCATTACGATCCAAAAGCTGTTGGAATTGATGCAAAAAAGGCTTTTCCTTTCCGAAACATG CACTTCTATGCAGAGCCAAGAGCTGCCAAGGACATTTTGGGTTGGCGTGGGAAAACCAACCTTCCAGAAGACTTGAAGGAGCGGTTTGATGAGTATGTAAGGATTGGAAGAGACAAGAAGCCGATTCAATTTGAGATAGACGATAAGATATTAGAGTCGCTTAAAGTACCCGTGGCTGTTTGA
- the LOC132176125 gene encoding cytochrome P450 716B1-like encodes MNIFLATFLFLIPIFLLLTRGKRSSKRVPPGSLGIPFVGQSLAFLQAMRANTAEKWLEERIRKYGPISKLSLFGKPTVFIYGQAANKFVFTSDSSTIGYQQNHSFRMILGDRNLFDLSGEDHKRVRGVLVSFLKPESLKQYVGKMDGEVKQHLEMHWQGKQQVQVLPLMKTLTFNIICSLLFGVERGARRDKFVACFQEMIEGMWSVPINLPFTRYRRGLRASATVQNMVKDLICEKRVEVEQKGASPHQDLITCLLGMCKEDNEEAVTENEIVHNVMLVMVAGHDTSSVLMTFMIRFLANEPTVYAAVLQEQEEIAKTKPSGEFLTWEDIAKMKYTWRVAMETLRMVPPAFGNFRKALKDIEYGGYLIPKGWQILWTSPMTHMDNSIFPEPSKFDPSRFENQSSVPPYSFIAFGGGPRICPGYEFARLETLVTIHYLVTQFTWKLCADNSFSRDPTPIPTQGLPIKLVPRKLC; translated from the exons ATGAATATTTTCCTGGCTACCTTTCTCTTCCTCATACCCATCTTCCTTCTCCTTACAAGGGGAAAAAGATCATCAAAAAGGGTGCCTCCAGGGTCACTTGGAATACCCTTTGTAGGCCAAAGCCTTGCCTTTCTTCAGGCCATGCGTGCCAACACTGCAGAAAAATGGCTAGAAGAAAGAATCAGAAAGTATGGTCCAATATCAAAGCTAAGCCTCTTTGGTAAACCAACAGTGTTCATTTATGGACAGGCTGCAAACAAATTTGTATTCACTAGTGATAGCAGCACAATTGGTTACCAGCAAAATCACTCATTTCGAATGATTTTGGGCGATCGGAATCTATTCGACCTCAGTGGTGAAGATCACAAGCGTGTTAGAGGCGTACTTGTATCGTTCTTAAAGCCTGAATCATTAAAGCAGTATGTGGGGAAAATGGATGGAGAAGTCAAGCAGCACCTTGAGATGCATTGGCAAGGCAAGCAACAGGTTCAG GTGTTGCCCCTCATGAAGACCCTCACATTCAACATAATTTGCTCTCTTCTATTTGGAGTTGAGCGAGGAGCTAGAAGAGATAAATTTGTGGCTTGCTTCCAAGAGATGATAGAAGGGATGTGGTCAGTTCCAATTAACTTGCCCTTCACACGCTACAGGCGTGGCCTCAGAGCAAGTGCAACGGTTCAAAACATGGTTAAGGACTTGATATGTGAGAAGAGAGTAGAAGTTGAGCAGAAGGGTGCTTCTCCTCACCAAGACCTCATCACTTGTTTGCTTGGCATGTGCAAGGAGGACAATGAAGAAGCAGTAACAGAGAATGAGATTGTGCACAATGTCATGCTTGTCATGGTTGCAGGACACGATACTTCATCTGTTCTAATGACTTTCATGATAAGGTTTCTAGCAAATGAACCTACTGTGTATGCAGCTGTTCTTCAAG AACAGGAAGAAATAGCAAAGACCAAACCGTCGGGAGAGTTTCTAACATGGGAAGACATAGCCAAAATGAAGTACACTTGGAGAGTAGCAATGGAAACTCTGAGGATGGTTCCTCCTGCCTTTGGTAACTTCAGGAAGGCCCTGAAAGATATTGAGTATGGTGGATACTTAATTCCGAAAGGGTGGCAA ATACTCTGGACTTCACCAATGACCCACATGGACAATAGCATATTCCCTGAACCGTCAAAGTTTGACCCAAGTAGATTTGAGAACCAATCATCGGTTCCACCCTACTCGTTCATTGCATTCGGAGGAGGTCCTCGAATATGTCCAGGATATGAGTTTGCAAGGCTCGAAACCCTTGTCACAATTCATTATCTGGTAACCCAGTTCACATGGAAGCTATGCGCAGACAATTCTTTCAGCAGGGATCCCACGCCGATACCAACTCAAGGTCTACCAATCAAACTTGTGCCAAGAAAACTATGTTAG
- the LOC132173477 gene encoding beta-amyrin 28-monooxygenase-like has protein sequence METLRMFPPVFGGFRKALKDIEYGGYLIPKGWQIFWAMPMTHMDSNIFPEPSKFDPSRFENQASVPPFVAFGGGTRICPGYEFARIETLVTIHYLVTRFTWKLCADNSFSRDPLPVPTQGLPIKLVPRKLC, from the exons ATGGAAACACTGAGGATGTTTCCTCCTGTCTTTGGTGGCTTTAGGAAGGCCCTAAAAGATATTGAATATGGTGGATACCTAATTCCTAAAGGATGGCAA ATATTCTGGGCTATGCCAATGACTCATATGGACAGTAACATATTCCCAGAACCATCAAAGTTTGACCCAAGTAGATTTGAGAACCAAGCATCGGTTCCACCGTTCGTTGCATTTGGAGGAGGTACTCGAATATGTCCAGGATATGAGTTTGCAAGAATTGAAACCCTTGTCACAATTCATTATCTTGTAACTCGGTTCACATGGAAGCTATGTGCAGACAATTCTTTCAGCAGGGATCCCCTGCCAGTACCAACTCAAGGTCTACCAATCAAACTTGTGCCAAGAAAACTATGTTAG
- the LOC132176070 gene encoding beta-amyrin 28-monooxygenase-like, with translation MMPGMWSVPVNLPFTRYNRSLRASATVQNMIKDLIREKRVEVEQKGASPHQDLITCLLSIRKEDNEEAVTENEIVHNVMLVMVAGHDTSSVLMTFIVRLLANEPTVYTSVFQEQEEIAKTKPSGEFLTWEDLAKMKYTWKVAMETLRMFPPVFGGFRRALKDIEYGGYLIPKGWQIFWAIPMTHMDSGIFPEPSKFDPSRFENQASVPPYSFVAFGGGPRICPGYEFARIETLVTIHYLVTRFTWKLCADNSFSRDPLPVPTQGLPIKLVPRKVS, from the exons ATGATGCCAGGGATGTGGTCAGTACCAGTTAACTTGCCCTTCACACGCTACAACCGCAGCCTTAGAGCAAGTGCAACGGTTCAAAACATGATTAAGGACTTGATACGTGAGAAGAGAGTGGAAGTTGAGCAGAAGGGTGCTTCTCCTCACCAAGACCTCATCACTTGTTTGCTTAGCATCCGCAAGGAGGACAATGAAGAAGCAGTAACAGAGAATGAGATTGTGCACAATGTCATGCTTGTCATGGTTGCAGGACACGATACTTCATCTGTTCTGATGACTTTCATAGTGAGGCTTCTAGCAAATGAACCTACTGTATATACATCTGTTTTTCAAG AACAGGAAGAGATAGCAAAGACCAAGCCCTCGGGAGAGTTTCTAACCTGGGAAGACCTAGCTAAGATGAAGTACACTTGGAAAGTAGCAATGGAAACACTCAGGATGTTTCCTCCTGTCTTTGGTGGCTTCAGGAGGGCCCTGAAAGATATTGAATATGGTGGATACCTAATTCCTAAAGGGTGGCAA aTATTCTGGGCTATACCAATGACCCATATGGACAGTGGCATATTCCCAGAACCATCAAAGTTTGACCCAAGTAGATTTGAGAACCAAGCATCGGTTCCACCATACTCGTTCGTTGCATTTGGAGGAGGTCCTCGAATATGTCCAGGATATGAGTTTGCAAGAATAGAAACCCTTGTTACAATTCATTATCTTGTAACTCGGTTCACATGGAAGCTATGTGCAGACAATTCTTTCAGCAGGGATCCCCTGCCAGTACCAACTCAAGGTCTACCAATCAAACTTGTGCCAAGAAAAGTAAGTTAG
- the LOC132175798 gene encoding protein FATTY ACID EXPORT 5-like has product MHDFCFTIPYGLVLAGGGVFGYIKKGSTASLAGGVGIGLVLLLAGYLSLDAFKKRKNSYLALILETVCAATLTWVMGQRYMQTSKIMPAAVIAGISALMTGFYAYKIVTGGNHIPAKAD; this is encoded by the exons ATGCACGACTTCTGCTTCACGATCCCGTACGGGCTGGTTCTGGCTGGAGGAGGAGTTTTTGGGTATATAAAGAAGGGGAGCACGGCTTCGTTGGCTGGGGGTGTGGGCATCGGATTGGTGCTCCTTCTTGCGGGATATCTCAGCCTCGATGCTTTCAAGAAGAGGAAGAACTCTTATCTGGCTTTGATTCTTGAGACCG TTTGTGCAGCTACACTCACATGGGTCATGGGACAGCGCTATATGCAAACCTCTAAGATTATGCCAGCTGCTGTTATCGCTGGTATCAG TGCCCTCATGACTGGGTTCTATGCATACAAAATTGTTACTGGTGGCAACCATATCCCAGCCAAGGCTGACTGA
- the LOC132175797 gene encoding uncharacterized protein LOC132175797 → MIDDTTSQSNKTFLNQGVEFMVYFHTRIRLPTGWNPFYPVLNSPLHDLKPKLSQTLKMVATVANFKRPVCPSCSKPARICLCSRIRTPGLENSVRVTILQHSFETKHPLNSARIARLGLKNLTVATVSDVHFESRFVIWLQESNTEMGLAQNGLDGLDFDQAVENGETQKLVFEHSDGVGSGRENMGTLELGLFAKCPSEKNTNLVNTSGKQSTQIHEESVHFVPKSWLSVSDVEPEDGLSVEDCIPEKGMFALESPRENRDLVRQPNTRMVSAAASTLNDASESELSQFEVDPVGAVRGSHEAPVVTATIGKYGVISSLCHIWMAEAESHLQKPKFDKILASPSAREALGKGFSVKKLQRRQMSESMELEEEYEEFELGIPPGSVLLFPSDCAIGVDGLDALGFKVTNLIVLDGTWAKATRMYNENPWLKLLPHLKLDLKKMSLFSEVRSQPKPGCLSTIESIVYALKALGDEPEGLDNLLDVFESMVEDQRRCKDERLSKVSSV, encoded by the coding sequence ATGATTGATGATACTACTAGTCAATCCAACAAAACTTTTCTAAACCAAGGTGTTGAATTTATGGTCTATTTTCATACCCGGATCCGATTACCCACTGGGTGGAACCCGTTTTATCCCGTCCTTAACAGCCCTTTACACGACCTGAAACCTAAGCTTTCTCAAACCCTAAAAATGGTGGCGACTGTGGCCAATTTCAAGAGACCCGTTTGCCCGTCATGTTCCAAACCCGCCCGGATCTGCCTCTGCAGTCGGATCCGGACTCCAGGTCTTGAGAATTCGGTGAGGGTGACCATCCTTCAGCATAGTTTTGAGACAAAGCACCCACTGAATTCTGCTAGGATTGCTAGGCTAGGCCTCAAGAATCTTACTGTAGCAACGGTTTCCGATGTTCATTTTGAATCCCGGTTTGTTATTTGGTTGCAGGAATCAAATACTGAAATGGGTTTGGCTCAAAATGGTTTAGATGGTTTGGATTTTGATCAAGCTGTGGAAAATGGGGAAACCCAGAAGCTGGTTTTTGAGCATAGTGATGGGGTCGGTTCAGGGAGAGAAAATATGGGAACTTTGGAACTTGGGCTGTTTGCTAAGTGCCCAAGTGAGAAAAATACTAACTTGGTTAACACTAGTGGCAAGCAAAGTACACAGATCCATGAGGAAAGTGTTCATTTTGTACCAAAATCATGGTTATCTGTGAGTGATGTAGAGCCAGAAGATGGATTATCTGTTGAAGATTGCATTCCTGAAAAGGGTATGTTTGCTTTAGAGAGCCCACGTGAAAATAGAGACTTAGTTAGACAACCTAATACACGCATGGTTTCAGCTGCTGCTTCAACATTGAATGATGCCAGTGAGAGTGAACTTTCTCAGTTCGAAGTTGATCCAGTTGGAGCTGTCCGAGGAAGTCATGAAGCGCCGGTTGTTACTGCAACCATTGGAAAATATGGTGTCATTAGCTCTCTTTGTCATATTTGGATGGCAGAAGCAGAATCCCATTTGCAGAAGCCAAAATTTGATAAGATTCTAGCTTCTCCTTCAGCTCGTGAAGCTCTGGGAAAAGGGTTTTCTGTAAAAAAGTTGCAAAGGCGGCAGATGAGTGAGAGCATGGAGTTGGAAGAAGAGTATGAAGAGTTCGAACTTGGGATTCCTCCCGGATCAGTACTTCTATTTCCATCTGATTGTGCGATTGGTGTTGATGGGCTTGATGCTCTTGGTTTTAAGGTGACAAATTTGATTGTCTTGGATGGTACGTGGGCAAAGGCAACGAGAATGTATAATGAAAATCCCTGGTTGAAGCTTTTGCCGCATTTGAAGTTGGATTTGAAGAAGATGAGCTTGTTTAGTGAAGTGAGATCGCAGCCAAAACCTGGATGTTTGTCCACTATAGAGAGCATTGTCTATGCCCTGAAGGCTCTAGGGGACGAACCCGAGGGGCTAGATAATCTCTTGGATGTTTTCGAGTCTATGGTTGAAGACCAGAGGCGCTGTAAAGATGAAAGGTTGAGCAAAGTCTCTtcagtttga